One window of Dechloromonas sp. ZY10 genomic DNA carries:
- a CDS encoding energy transducer TonB, whose protein sequence is MSYALSSSAAGRRSSLLGLVIGLHVGVFALIMAAKTVVPQILEMPLIVDLIPPVEAPKPPEAKPLPMAKPQAVRPQPQPKPAQPQIEATTSTVPAPAAPVAPVVESKPTPPAPPAPEPVSQARFDADYLKNPAPAYPPLSRRMGEEGKVILRVSVTPQGTADNVEIKTSSGSARLDEAAQKTVRTWKFVAAKRGDTPVQSWVLVPIIFKLEQ, encoded by the coding sequence ATGAGTTACGCCCTTTCCTCTTCCGCTGCCGGTCGTCGCAGCAGCCTGCTCGGTCTCGTCATCGGTCTGCATGTCGGCGTTTTTGCGCTGATCATGGCCGCCAAGACGGTGGTGCCGCAGATTCTCGAAATGCCGCTGATCGTCGACCTGATTCCACCGGTCGAAGCACCCAAGCCGCCAGAAGCCAAGCCTTTGCCGATGGCCAAGCCGCAAGCAGTGCGCCCGCAACCGCAACCCAAGCCGGCGCAGCCGCAGATCGAAGCCACCACCAGCACCGTCCCAGCCCCGGCCGCGCCGGTCGCCCCGGTGGTCGAAAGCAAGCCGACACCGCCGGCTCCACCGGCGCCCGAGCCGGTCAGCCAGGCCCGCTTCGACGCCGACTACCTGAAAAATCCGGCCCCAGCTTACCCGCCGCTCTCCCGCCGCATGGGCGAGGAAGGCAAGGTCATCCTGCGCGTTTCGGTCACCCCGCAAGGGACCGCCGACAACGTCGAAATCAAGACTTCCTCCGGCAGTGCCCGTCTCGACGAGGCCGCCCAGAAAACCGTTCGCACCTGGAAATTCGTCGCCGCCAAGCGCGGTGACACCCCGGTCCAAAGCTGGGTCCTGGTTCCCATCATCTTCAAACTGGAGCAATAA
- a CDS encoding low molecular weight protein-tyrosine-phosphatase produces MTYRVLLVCMGNICRSPTAEGVLRQYIVNHGLGDKVEVDSAGTHGYHVGEAPDSRTQRAAKARGYNLSQLRARKVAPQDLDYFDLILAMDKSNLDNLRRMASPEQRERIGLFMDYAKNFDDNEVPDPYYGLGHGFDLVLDMVEDASSGLIDHFRQVVGR; encoded by the coding sequence ATGACTTACCGGGTGTTGCTGGTTTGCATGGGCAATATCTGTCGTTCACCTACCGCCGAAGGTGTCTTGCGCCAATACATCGTCAACCATGGGTTGGGCGACAAGGTCGAGGTGGATTCGGCAGGAACGCATGGCTATCACGTCGGCGAGGCTCCCGATTCGCGGACACAAAGGGCGGCCAAGGCGCGCGGCTACAATCTTTCGCAATTGCGGGCGCGCAAGGTAGCGCCGCAGGATTTGGATTATTTCGATCTGATTCTTGCAATGGACAAAAGCAATCTCGACAATTTGCGTCGCATGGCTTCGCCCGAGCAGCGCGAGCGGATTGGCTTGTTCATGGATTATGCAAAGAATTTCGATGACAATGAAGTGCCGGATCCTTACTATGGTCTGGGCCATGGTTTTGATCTGGTTCTCGACATGGTCGAGGATGCATCAAGCGGTCTGATCGACCACTTTCGGCAAGTTGTCGGCCGTTAG
- a CDS encoding aromatic amino acid transaminase, with protein sequence MSSSIFAAVEMAPRDPILGLNEAFNADTRDTKVNLGVGVYFDDNGKIPLLAAVKAAEETRLKAAPPRGYQPIEGPAAYTGAVQNLLFGQGSDLLAAGRVITAQAIGGTGALKIGADYLKRLNPEAKVYISNPSWENHRALFEAAGFVVEDYAYYDAATRGVNFAGMVADLNKMAPGSVVLLHACCHNPTGADMSDAQWAEVVGICKERGLVPFLDMAYQGFADGIDADAVAIRAFSASGLQFFASSSFSKNFSLYGERVGALSIVTASKDESARVMSQVKRVIRTNYSNPPIHGAALVSGVLASTELRAQWEAELAGMRDRIRAMRTGLVDAIKATGCAQDFSFVVQQRGMFSYTGLTAAQVERMKEEFGIYAVSTGRICLAALNSKNIDYVAKAIAAVTK encoded by the coding sequence ATGTCCTCTTCGATCTTTGCAGCGGTGGAAATGGCCCCGCGCGATCCGATCCTCGGCCTGAACGAAGCCTTCAATGCCGACACGCGCGACACCAAGGTCAACCTCGGCGTTGGCGTCTACTTTGACGACAACGGCAAGATTCCGCTGCTGGCCGCCGTCAAGGCCGCCGAAGAGACCCGCCTGAAGGCCGCCCCGCCGCGCGGCTACCAGCCGATCGAAGGCCCGGCCGCCTACACCGGCGCGGTGCAGAACCTGCTCTTCGGCCAGGGTTCCGACCTGCTCGCCGCCGGCCGCGTGATCACCGCTCAGGCCATTGGCGGCACCGGCGCCCTGAAAATCGGTGCCGACTACCTGAAGCGCCTCAACCCGGAAGCCAAGGTCTATATCTCCAACCCGTCCTGGGAAAACCACCGTGCGCTGTTCGAAGCCGCTGGTTTCGTCGTGGAAGACTACGCTTACTACGATGCCGCTACCCGCGGCGTGAACTTCGCCGGCATGGTCGCCGACCTGAACAAGATGGCCCCGGGCTCGGTCGTGCTGCTGCACGCCTGCTGCCACAACCCGACCGGCGCCGACATGAGCGATGCCCAGTGGGCAGAAGTCGTCGGCATCTGCAAGGAACGCGGCCTGGTGCCCTTCCTCGACATGGCCTACCAGGGCTTTGCCGACGGCATCGACGCCGACGCCGTCGCCATCCGCGCCTTCTCCGCCTCCGGCCTGCAGTTCTTCGCTTCCAGCTCGTTCTCCAAGAACTTCTCGCTGTACGGCGAGCGCGTCGGCGCCCTGTCCATCGTCACCGCCTCCAAGGACGAATCGGCCCGCGTCATGTCGCAGGTCAAGCGCGTCATCCGCACCAACTACTCCAACCCGCCGATCCACGGTGCCGCCCTGGTCTCCGGCGTGCTCGCCTCGACCGAACTGCGCGCCCAGTGGGAAGCCGAACTGGCCGGCATGCGCGACCGTATCCGTGCCATGCGTACCGGTCTGGTCGACGCCATCAAGGCGACCGGTTGTGCCCAGGACTTCTCCTTTGTCGTGCAACAGCGCGGCATGTTCTCCTACACCGGCCTGACCGCCGCCCAGGTTGAACGGATGAAGGAAGAATTCGGCATCTACGCCGTGTCCACCGGCCGTATCTGTCTGGCCGCGCTGAACAGCAAGAACATTGACTACGTCGCCAAGGCTATTGCTGCCGTGACCAAATAA
- the uvrB gene encoding excinuclease ABC subunit UvrB, with translation MTETPASLPEAQVVTFPDSPFRLHQPFPPAGDQPEAIRQLVEGLDDGLSFQTLLGVTGSGKTYTMANVIARSGRPALILAHNKTLAAQLYSEFKEFFPENAVEYFVSYYDYYQPEAYVPSRDLFIEKDSAINDHIEQMRLSATKSLIERRDVVIVASVSCIYGIGDREEYHNMILTMRVGDRMDQRDIIKRLSAMQYDRNELDFHRGTFRVRGDVIDIFPAEHAEHAIRVSLFDDEIEALQFFDPLTGQMLHKALRFTVFPASHYVTPRATVLRAIEAIKEELRTRVDYFTRNQQLVEAQRIEQRTKFDLEMLDQIGFCKGIENYSRHLSGRRPGEAPPTLIDYLPADALMFIDESHVTIGQVGGMYKGDRSRKENLVNYGFRLPSALDNRPLQFDEFEAHLRQTVFVTATPSDYEQKHAGQVVEQVVRPTGLVDPEIIVRPATTQVDDLLAEAAKRIAVGERVLVTTLTKRMAEDLTDFLADNGIKVRYLHSDIDTVERVEIIRDLRLGEFDVLVGINLLREGLDIPEVSLVTILDADKEGFLRSERSLIQTIGRAARHLHGTAILYADKITESMRRAMAETERRREKQLRFNAENGITPRGVSKRIKDIIDGVHDTDSSSGTGLKVAERQAAYDVMDEKALAKEIKRLEKEMQDFARNLEFEKAAAARDELFRLRERAFGAAQHDHDRGN, from the coding sequence ATGACTGAAACGCCTGCATCCCTGCCTGAAGCTCAGGTTGTCACTTTTCCCGACAGTCCTTTTCGTTTGCACCAGCCTTTTCCGCCGGCTGGCGACCAGCCGGAAGCGATCCGGCAACTGGTCGAAGGACTGGACGATGGTCTTTCGTTCCAGACCTTGCTTGGCGTCACTGGCTCGGGAAAAACCTACACGATGGCCAATGTGATTGCCCGCAGCGGTCGGCCGGCCTTGATTCTGGCGCACAACAAGACCTTGGCGGCGCAGCTGTATTCGGAGTTCAAGGAGTTTTTCCCGGAGAACGCGGTCGAGTACTTCGTCTCCTACTACGACTACTACCAGCCGGAAGCCTACGTCCCGTCGCGCGACCTGTTCATCGAAAAGGACAGTGCGATCAATGACCATATCGAGCAGATGCGCCTTTCTGCGACCAAGAGCCTGATCGAACGCCGCGATGTGGTGATTGTGGCTTCGGTGTCGTGCATCTACGGTATCGGCGACCGCGAGGAATACCACAACATGATCCTGACCATGCGTGTCGGCGACCGCATGGATCAGCGCGACATCATCAAGCGCTTGAGCGCGATGCAGTATGATCGCAATGAACTGGATTTCCACCGTGGCACCTTCCGTGTGCGCGGCGACGTGATCGACATCTTTCCGGCCGAACATGCTGAACATGCGATCCGGGTTTCCTTGTTCGACGATGAAATCGAGGCCCTGCAGTTCTTCGATCCGCTGACCGGACAGATGCTGCACAAGGCCCTGCGGTTCACGGTCTTTCCGGCATCGCACTATGTGACGCCACGGGCGACGGTGTTGCGGGCGATCGAGGCGATCAAGGAAGAGTTGCGCACCCGTGTCGATTATTTCACCCGCAACCAGCAACTGGTCGAGGCGCAGCGGATCGAGCAGCGGACCAAGTTCGATCTGGAGATGCTCGATCAGATCGGCTTTTGCAAGGGGATCGAAAACTATTCGCGGCATTTGTCCGGGCGGCGACCGGGTGAGGCACCGCCGACGCTGATCGACTACCTGCCAGCCGATGCCTTGATGTTCATTGACGAGTCGCACGTCACCATTGGCCAGGTCGGTGGGATGTACAAGGGCGACCGCTCGCGCAAGGAAAATCTGGTCAACTATGGTTTCCGTCTGCCTTCGGCGCTGGACAATCGGCCGCTGCAGTTCGACGAATTCGAGGCGCATCTGCGGCAGACCGTCTTTGTCACTGCCACGCCATCGGACTACGAGCAGAAGCATGCTGGTCAGGTGGTCGAGCAGGTGGTGCGACCGACCGGGCTGGTTGATCCGGAAATCATCGTCCGGCCAGCGACGACGCAGGTCGACGATTTGCTGGCCGAGGCTGCGAAGCGGATTGCCGTCGGCGAGCGGGTTCTGGTGACAACGCTGACCAAGCGGATGGCCGAAGACTTGACCGATTTTCTCGCCGACAACGGGATCAAGGTGCGCTACCTGCATTCCGATATCGACACCGTCGAACGGGTCGAGATCATCCGCGACCTGCGCCTCGGCGAATTCGATGTGCTGGTCGGCATCAACCTGCTGCGCGAAGGTCTGGATATTCCCGAGGTGTCGCTGGTGACCATCCTCGATGCAGACAAGGAGGGCTTCCTGCGGTCCGAGCGTTCGCTGATCCAGACTATTGGCCGGGCTGCGCGCCACTTGCACGGGACGGCGATTCTCTATGCTGATAAGATAACCGAGTCGATGCGCCGGGCGATGGCCGAAACCGAGCGGCGGCGCGAGAAGCAGTTACGTTTCAATGCTGAAAACGGGATCACACCCCGTGGCGTATCGAAGCGAATCAAGGATATTATCGATGGTGTGCATGACACCGACAGCAGCAGCGGCACCGGCCTGAAGGTGGCCGAGCGGCAGGCTGCGTACGATGTCATGGACGAGAAGGCGCTGGCCAAGGAGATCAAGCGTCTCGAAAAAGAAATGCAGGATTTCGCGAGAAATCTTGAATTCGAAAAAGCGGCAGCTGCACGGGACGAGCTTTTCCGCCTACGCGAAAGAGCATTCGGCGCGGCGCAGCACGACCACGACAGGGGAAATTGA
- the hemP gene encoding hemin uptake protein HemP — protein MLQTPSTPSQPVRTEASDSKTCIDSRQLLAGRNLIEIEHAGQRYQLRVTRENKLILTK, from the coding sequence ATGCTGCAAACCCCTAGCACACCCTCGCAACCGGTCCGCACCGAAGCCAGCGACAGCAAGACCTGCATCGACAGCCGGCAACTCCTGGCCGGCCGGAACCTGATCGAAATTGAGCATGCCGGACAGCGTTACCAGTTGCGCGTCACCCGCGAAAACAAGCTGATCCTGACCAAATAG